cTATTTCCAATGATAGTAGAATATCTTAAATTGCCTTTATTTCCaccaaatataatgaaaaaccaGGATCAACACAATATTCTATTAAGAAAATCTATAACTGTTTTAGAGATATACAGCCACAGACagaaacacaaattaaaatatacaaCACGCTTTTCCATTAGGAGTGGACAAGAGACTTGGCAGTCTTGTGTGCTGCTAGATAAATAATGTTATCTAATTACCTGCACCTTCCCTAGGAGTAATGTAAGTATGCTTCATTCTGAGGTATTTGTCTGCTTTACAAAGATACTTCATATTTTCCTTTGGCACTTTGTCAAAAAGAGGATCAACACTAGGCGGAGCTACATCTCTTGCAAAGAACATGTATGTTCCAAGAGGGCTTTCTAATTGTCCTGTAATGATTGAATTACCTATATGGTTTATTTGGCATTGAACaaacataaatacatatattatagatTTTATTAAAGTAAGataatattgtataaatgtCACCTAGAGTCTGTACGGAACGGAAAGagccgtggaatgtatggggcccaatacattccacaactcttctctttccgaatagAACCTGGTAGAGACCTGTGAATATGGTGTCATCTAATTGTATTATAGGATTTTTCCCAGTAATACCAAGCACATGTATTGATCTATAGTTTTCCATGTTCACAGTATCCTCGAATTCTGCGAATACGAGAATTTCCTCTTCAGAATCGGCTGATTCTTCACAGATCATTACTTCCAtttttttatagtaaaaatatgcaattagTATCAACAAATATGTTACAGAAAAAGTTGCAAATACTCAAACTAGCACGTAAGTTATAGTGTACGTAATAAAATACTATAAACGCATATTAATAACCAAACcgctttttattattatttgataaCATGAATGACAATGACATGACATTGATTATAAATTCAATGTTGCAAGGCAAAATAATATCCATCATACACCCTTTCCACATGACTCCATATCAGTATTGTATTCTTTGCTCCATATACTCAATACCAAATAAACGAATAAGATATAAATTCTGGTCATATATAGGAAGCGTAAAGGACGTGGGAAGTCTACACGTTCTTCGTCAGggatcagaggggctaccgcgaaaaccgaaattcgcaaattgcggggatctttctcttttactccaatgaaggcgtaattagagtgacagagaaaaatgcccgcaatttgcgaacttcgattttcgcggttatagcccagggaTGCCTTGATTTAGCACCGGAATTCCGCTCCGTCTGTGGTggcgtaaaaaatatatttgacagCTAATACATTTGTAGTCTAGTCTATGGTGCATTGTGTGTTTTTTACTCTGTACCGAGTTGTTTTTTGCAGCCACACGACGAGAACAAAGCAAAAAGCGAAATTTTAGTAAAGATAAAGTTTCAATTTAGCTTACATTCTTATTCATTATAAGCACGTAAACATGTCGGACTGGGATACGGTCACTATTCTTCGCAAGAAACCGCCTAAAGCATCAGCTTTAAAAACTGAGCAAGCAGTAAATGCCGCACGCCGTCAAGGTTTACCAGTCGACACCCAACAAAAATATGGAGCAGGTACTAATAAACAGCATGGAACCACAAAAAACACGGCGAAACTTGACAGAGAAACTGAAGAATTAAAACACGAGAAGATACCACTGGATCTTGGGAAACTAATCATGCAAGGACGGCAAGCAAAGGGCATGAGTCAGAAAGATTTGGCCACAAAGATCTGTGAGAAGCCGCAAATAGTAAATGACTACGAAGCCGGTCGCGGCATTCCGAATAACTTGGTTCTTG
Above is a window of Cydia splendana chromosome Z, ilCydSple1.2, whole genome shotgun sequence DNA encoding:
- the LOC134805218 gene encoding uncharacterized protein LOC134805218; the protein is MEVMICEESADSEEEILVFAEFEDTVNMENYRSIHVLGITGKNPIIQLDDTIFTGQLESPLGTYMFFARDVAPPSVDPLFDKVPKENMKYLCKADKYLRMKHTYITPREGAETDVRSEPPEDEDNLVPLNFKTVQDAIDTFKIEWKSKIQEADVKVTPNHPSCEDQDMTDLDFKS
- the LOC134805299 gene encoding endothelial differentiation-related factor 1 homolog, producing the protein MSDWDTVTILRKKPPKASALKTEQAVNAARRQGLPVDTQQKYGAGTNKQHGTTKNTAKLDRETEELKHEKIPLDLGKLIMQGRQAKGMSQKDLATKICEKPQIVNDYEAGRGIPNNLVLGKIERAIGIKLRGKERGQPLQPPGGKK